One genomic window of Blastopirellula retiformator includes the following:
- a CDS encoding SCO family protein gives MNKTFAFFLATLFVLVGGMIVWYAANGASRSSDVPDFDSGKRNVTVPEDAYVGEFTLTDTQGEAFNSQELDGDVWVGSFFFSTCPSICRLLNQKVSELADEFKGDDVKFVSITCDPATDTPEVLAKYAQMFKADPAQWKFLTGDVAEIQEISEKQFHVGFAKQTHSERMVVIDRNGKLRGSFLATQNPDFKAARKLIKELLKEEPAEKTSAEKKSPAEPMTSFTLTERNGEEFDSKSLEGDYWLGSFFFTTCPSTCTLLNLENARLQAEYADRGLKIVSITVDPSNDTPNVLTGYAERFGAKPDVWYFLTGELKYIEEIGVNYFDAVVKPQAHSEQLYLVGPDGKVIDSYIAINPTQKRLLREKLDELLGPKQEDASAKADEAEASPTAETTATEE, from the coding sequence ATGAATAAGACGTTCGCATTTTTTCTCGCCACTTTGTTCGTGTTGGTCGGCGGCATGATCGTTTGGTACGCCGCCAACGGCGCAAGCCGGTCAAGCGACGTGCCGGACTTCGACTCTGGTAAGCGGAATGTGACCGTGCCTGAGGATGCGTATGTGGGCGAGTTCACCTTGACTGACACGCAAGGAGAAGCGTTCAACTCGCAAGAGCTGGATGGCGACGTTTGGGTCGGCAGCTTTTTCTTCAGCACCTGTCCGTCGATCTGCCGCTTGCTGAATCAGAAGGTCTCGGAACTGGCCGATGAGTTCAAGGGCGATGACGTCAAGTTCGTCAGCATTACGTGCGACCCGGCGACCGATACGCCCGAGGTGCTGGCGAAGTACGCTCAGATGTTCAAAGCCGATCCGGCGCAGTGGAAGTTTTTGACCGGTGATGTCGCCGAGATTCAGGAGATCTCGGAGAAGCAATTTCACGTCGGCTTCGCCAAGCAGACGCACAGCGAGCGGATGGTCGTCATCGACCGCAATGGCAAACTGCGCGGCAGTTTTTTGGCGACGCAAAATCCTGACTTTAAAGCGGCCCGCAAGCTGATCAAAGAATTGTTGAAAGAAGAGCCGGCCGAAAAAACGTCGGCGGAAAAGAAGTCGCCAGCCGAACCGATGACGTCGTTCACGCTGACCGAACGCAATGGCGAAGAGTTCGACAGCAAGTCGCTGGAGGGAGACTACTGGCTGGGGAGTTTCTTCTTTACCACCTGCCCGTCGACTTGCACGCTATTGAATCTGGAAAATGCTCGCCTGCAGGCCGAGTACGCCGATCGCGGTTTGAAGATCGTCAGCATCACGGTCGACCCGTCCAACGACACGCCGAACGTGTTGACCGGTTATGCCGAACGTTTTGGCGCCAAGCCGGACGTTTGGTACTTTTTGACCGGCGAATTGAAATACATCGAAGAGATCGGCGTCAACTACTTTGACGCCGTCGTCAAACCGCAAGCTCACAGCGAACAACTTTACCTGGTCGGCCCCGACGGCAAGGTGATCGATTCGTACATCGCGATCAATCCGACGCAGAAGCGACTGCTGCGAGAGAAGTTGGACGAGCTGTTGGGCCCGAAACAAGAGGACGCGTCGGCGAAGGCGGATGAAGCTGAAGCGTCGCCGACTGCGGAAACCACCGCTACCGAGGAGTAA
- a CDS encoding DUF420 domain-containing protein: MDLVQILPHVNASLNGLATLLLVLGFVQIKRHQEVAHKWTMLACFGVSVIFLGCYLTYHALLEGHGKTFPDYPPVGVRYFYYGMLLTHIVLAAAVPFLAVATIYYGLRDNRPRHRKLAKVTFPIWLYVSVTGVLVYLMLYQFFPPQVAA; this comes from the coding sequence TTGGACCTGGTTCAAATTCTGCCGCACGTCAACGCTTCGCTGAACGGCCTGGCGACCTTATTGTTGGTCCTTGGGTTTGTGCAGATCAAGCGTCATCAAGAGGTCGCCCACAAATGGACGATGCTCGCCTGCTTTGGCGTTTCGGTCATTTTCCTGGGGTGCTACCTGACGTATCACGCGCTGCTGGAAGGGCATGGCAAGACGTTTCCCGACTATCCACCGGTTGGCGTTCGTTACTTTTATTACGGCATGTTGCTAACGCACATTGTGTTGGCGGCGGCTGTTCCGTTTCTGGCGGTGGCGACCATTTATTACGGATTGCGTGACAATCGGCCGCGGCACCGTAAACTAGCGAAGGTGACCTTCCCGATCTGGTTGTACGTTTCGGTGACCGGCGTGTTGGTCTACTTGATGCTGTATCAGTTCTTTCCCCCGCAGGTCGCGGCGTAG
- a CDS encoding DUF983 domain-containing protein: MRFRTLVWRSLRLRCPLCGQGHLLRSWFRMHQDCPECGVRFEREPGFFLGSIYFNYGLTTLIVAVTYPILLFNGIANSQTLLFASLAFVLVFPLIFFPLARSLWLGHDQYWDPRTDVPERLP, encoded by the coding sequence ATGAGATTTCGGACGCTTGTTTGGCGAAGTTTACGACTGCGGTGCCCACTCTGCGGCCAGGGACATTTGCTGCGCAGTTGGTTCCGCATGCATCAAGATTGCCCCGAGTGCGGCGTCCGGTTTGAACGCGAGCCTGGCTTTTTCTTGGGCTCGATCTATTTCAACTACGGGCTGACGACGCTGATCGTCGCGGTCACCTATCCGATCCTGCTGTTCAACGGGATCGCCAATTCGCAGACGCTGCTGTTTGCGTCACTAGCCTTTGTGTTGGTCTTTCCGCTGATCTTCTTTCCGCTAGCGCGCAGCCTTTGGTTGGGGCACGATCAGTATTGGGACCCGCGAACCGACGTCCCCGAGCGACTTCCCTAG
- a CDS encoding outer membrane protein assembly factor BamB family protein: MKFLRFLHCVTLLAAGLGIGLAQADLVHAQIRFLPQPPPTRGQFSLTVDLPELTNESQQLLVQLEQRLRDEQWQEAIEGYRRLVSAHGDQLFEADSLTLQSGDQFIFYVGLRRRLHTQLAEIARRRPELLTPYREQTDVAAKRAYDAAIEAHDTGALETAIERYFLASDTDQALLALGDMRLERGEFAAARAAWEQIDPRLRTPHDEKSLLYAFPGQPLWVAVDGVDWQLDGAEIKKLLLDPQRHSAHRSVPTTEIPLADLLARLTLASALEGDQRRATIEHDLLKRLAPEAEGMIAGKRQRLDTALKSILEDAAGKQYELQFVDDWKTFAGSQERNAVADRSPAAAKLVWSTELPTPPSSMRLAGLPEMLQSGEPPLSYYPIAVDGELFVNDPQRLRALRLQDGTPAWPTGGDNDPKNPDYGMFHRSGVDLSNGLRLGNTNQWQDRQLPKMESAIGAPRYTLSASGRLMAARQGASLSVYTERPSTFFKSAEMYVIDLAAEGRIASIIAANDPGEQEWEFEGTGLIDDGRLYVAMTKNGVRSESAIACYDASTARRIWRRTVCSTEPYGAGLVLGDKAGQRSHNLLTLADGVLYYNTNRGVIAAVSAAAGEIQWLTLYPRGPLEAGTMTQANQQLTRDLNPCIVTGDMVIAMPADCDRIIALDAATGKLQWQTVPGGVQATHLLGTTKDDLIVSGEQLFWIRLDSGRLRCQFPNPRDPDNPQAERPPLGYGRGVLARDTIYWPTLEAVYVLKQQVGPEEKPVAAREPIHLQQLGLKGGNLAISGDYLVVASATQLSVLTDLSEEEASEPSR; the protein is encoded by the coding sequence ATGAAGTTCCTCCGATTCCTCCACTGCGTGACGCTGCTGGCCGCCGGGCTCGGGATCGGGCTTGCCCAGGCAGATCTTGTGCATGCGCAGATCCGCTTCTTGCCGCAGCCACCGCCAACCCGCGGGCAGTTCTCGCTGACGGTCGATCTGCCGGAACTGACCAACGAGTCGCAGCAACTGCTGGTCCAGCTCGAGCAGCGCCTGCGCGACGAGCAATGGCAAGAGGCGATCGAAGGTTATCGCCGGCTGGTGTCGGCGCATGGCGATCAGCTGTTCGAGGCTGACTCGCTGACGCTACAGTCAGGCGATCAATTCATCTTTTACGTCGGCCTGCGTCGCCGGCTACATACGCAGTTGGCCGAGATCGCTCGTCGCCGGCCGGAACTGTTGACGCCCTATCGCGAGCAGACCGACGTCGCCGCCAAGCGGGCGTACGACGCTGCGATTGAAGCGCATGATACCGGCGCCCTAGAAACGGCGATCGAACGCTATTTTCTCGCCAGCGATACCGATCAAGCGCTGCTGGCGCTAGGCGACATGCGGCTAGAGCGAGGAGAGTTTGCCGCGGCCCGGGCTGCCTGGGAACAGATCGATCCGCGGCTGCGGACTCCGCATGACGAAAAGTCGCTGCTCTACGCCTTTCCGGGGCAGCCGCTGTGGGTGGCGGTCGATGGCGTCGATTGGCAGTTGGATGGCGCCGAGATCAAGAAGTTGCTTCTCGATCCGCAGCGCCACTCGGCCCATCGTTCGGTTCCGACGACCGAGATCCCGTTGGCCGACTTGTTAGCGCGATTGACGTTGGCTTCGGCGCTGGAAGGAGATCAGCGGCGAGCGACGATCGAGCACGACTTGCTGAAACGCCTGGCGCCGGAAGCGGAAGGGATGATCGCCGGGAAGCGGCAGCGGCTGGATACAGCGCTAAAGTCGATCTTGGAGGACGCGGCCGGCAAGCAGTACGAGCTGCAGTTTGTCGACGACTGGAAGACGTTCGCCGGAAGCCAAGAGCGAAACGCCGTCGCTGACCGGTCGCCCGCGGCCGCCAAGTTGGTCTGGTCGACCGAACTGCCGACGCCCCCCTCGAGCATGCGACTGGCAGGTTTGCCCGAAATGCTGCAGAGTGGTGAGCCGCCGCTCAGCTATTACCCGATCGCGGTCGACGGCGAGTTGTTCGTCAACGACCCGCAGCGGTTACGGGCATTGCGGCTGCAAGATGGAACGCCTGCGTGGCCGACCGGCGGAGATAACGATCCAAAGAACCCGGACTACGGCATGTTTCATCGCAGCGGCGTCGACTTGTCGAACGGATTGCGGCTGGGAAACACGAATCAATGGCAAGACCGTCAACTGCCGAAGATGGAGTCGGCGATCGGCGCTCCGCGCTACACGCTGTCGGCCAGCGGCCGTTTGATGGCCGCGCGGCAAGGCGCTTCGCTGTCGGTCTATACCGAACGACCGTCCACTTTCTTCAAGTCGGCCGAGATGTACGTCATCGACCTGGCGGCGGAGGGTCGTATCGCGTCGATCATCGCGGCCAACGATCCTGGCGAACAGGAATGGGAGTTTGAAGGAACTGGCCTGATCGACGACGGCCGGCTGTATGTGGCGATGACCAAGAATGGGGTTCGCAGCGAGTCGGCGATCGCTTGCTACGACGCTTCGACCGCCCGGCGAATCTGGCGGCGGACCGTTTGTTCGACCGAACCGTATGGCGCCGGCCTAGTGCTGGGGGACAAAGCGGGACAGCGTTCGCACAATTTACTGACCCTGGCCGACGGCGTGTTGTATTACAACACCAACCGCGGCGTGATCGCCGCGGTGAGCGCCGCCGCCGGCGAGATCCAGTGGTTAACCCTGTATCCCCGCGGTCCGCTCGAAGCGGGGACGATGACGCAGGCCAATCAACAGCTAACCCGCGATTTGAATCCGTGTATCGTCACCGGCGATATGGTGATTGCGATGCCGGCCGATTGCGATCGCATCATCGCGCTCGACGCGGCGACCGGCAAATTGCAGTGGCAAACGGTTCCCGGAGGCGTGCAGGCGACCCATCTTTTGGGGACGACCAAAGACGACTTGATCGTCAGCGGCGAGCAGTTGTTTTGGATTCGTCTCGACTCAGGAAGACTGCGGTGTCAGTTTCCCAATCCGCGTGATCCGGACAATCCGCAGGCCGAGCGACCTCCGCTCGGTTACGGACGCGGCGTCTTGGCGCGTGATACAATATATTGGCCAACGCTTGAGGCGGTTTACGTCTTGAAGCAGCAGGTTGGCCCAGAAGAGAAACCGGTCGCCGCCCGCGAGCCGATCCATTTGCAGCAGCTCGGGCTCAAAGGGGGCAACTTGGCGATCTCGGGCGACTACCTGGTGGTGGCCAGTGCGACGCAGTTATCGGTGTTGACCGACCTGAGCGAAGAAGAGGCCAGCGAGCCATCTCGCTAA
- a CDS encoding AAA family ATPase encodes MEEQDIDAVRRLNAAHEQITRELSKVIVGQQEVVEQLLISLFAGGHCLLVGVPGLAKTLMIRSLAESLTLNFNRIQFTPDLMPSDITGTEVIQEDKATGQREYRFIPGPVFANVILADEINRTPPKTQAALLEAMQEHQVTAGGQRHRLPTPFFVLATQNPIEQEGTYPLPEAQLDRFMFNVQVDYPSPAEELEIVRRTTADHHALITPTLSADDIAQLTHVVRKAPVADHVAEYAIQLVRMTRKGREETPDFIGQYVQWGAGPRASQYLVLGAKSRAVLEGRTFVTTQDVQAVALPVLRHRMRTNFTADAEGITTDDLIRRLIELVPTVAADEQADKAFRSANAG; translated from the coding sequence TTGGAAGAACAAGATATCGATGCGGTACGTCGGCTTAACGCCGCCCACGAGCAGATCACGCGCGAATTGTCGAAGGTGATTGTCGGCCAACAAGAGGTGGTAGAGCAACTGCTGATCTCCCTATTTGCCGGCGGCCACTGTCTGTTGGTCGGCGTGCCGGGGTTGGCCAAGACGCTGATGATTCGGAGCCTGGCCGAATCGTTGACGCTTAACTTCAATCGCATTCAGTTTACGCCTGACTTGATGCCGTCCGACATCACCGGGACGGAAGTGATTCAGGAAGACAAGGCGACCGGCCAGCGCGAGTATCGCTTCATTCCGGGTCCGGTCTTCGCCAACGTCATCTTGGCGGATGAAATCAACCGAACGCCTCCCAAGACGCAAGCCGCGCTGTTGGAAGCGATGCAGGAGCATCAGGTCACCGCCGGCGGTCAGCGACATCGGTTGCCGACGCCGTTCTTCGTATTGGCGACGCAAAACCCGATCGAGCAAGAAGGCACCTACCCACTGCCCGAAGCGCAGCTTGACCGATTCATGTTCAACGTCCAGGTCGACTATCCGTCGCCGGCCGAAGAGCTGGAAATCGTCCGCCGCACGACCGCCGATCATCACGCGTTGATCACGCCGACGTTGTCGGCCGATGACATCGCCCAACTGACCCACGTCGTCCGCAAGGCGCCGGTCGCCGATCATGTGGCCGAGTATGCGATTCAACTGGTCCGAATGACTCGCAAGGGGCGCGAAGAGACGCCGGACTTTATTGGCCAGTACGTGCAATGGGGCGCCGGTCCGCGGGCCAGTCAGTACCTGGTGCTGGGCGCCAAGTCGCGGGCCGTGCTCGAGGGCCGCACCTTCGTCACGACGCAGGACGTGCAAGCGGTCGCCTTGCCGGTGCTGCGCCATCGGATGCGCACCAACTTTACCGCTGACGCCGAAGGGATCACGACCGATGATCTGATTCGTCGTCTTATCGAACTCGTGCCCACGGTCGCCGCCGATGAACAAGCCGACAAGGCGTTTAGATCCGCAAACGCTGGCTAA
- a CDS encoding DUF58 domain-containing protein, protein MNKPTRRLDPQTLAKLHGLRMRAQHIVEGFVSGSHRSPYRGFSIEFAEHREYAPGDDLRYLDWKVFGRTDKFYLKQYEDETNLIAYLVLDVSESMTYRGPNSPLSKLEYAECIAATMAWLTLHQQDAVGLATFDEEVRTLIEPGSSPTQLQQFFDVLDRTEPQRKTATGPIFHQLAERCRKRGIVLVISDFFDDVDAMIAGLKHFRHRRHDVVLVHVLDPAELDFPFQQPTLFHGLEQMPELLVDPQSLRKAYLREITAAIAALKAQANSANIDYLQVRTDQPLDVVLNAFLSGRMARMHS, encoded by the coding sequence ATGAACAAGCCGACAAGGCGTTTAGATCCGCAAACGCTGGCTAAGCTGCATGGCTTGAGAATGCGGGCCCAACACATTGTCGAAGGGTTCGTCTCGGGTTCGCACCGTAGTCCCTATCGCGGTTTCTCGATCGAGTTCGCCGAACACCGAGAGTACGCGCCGGGCGACGATCTGCGCTACCTCGACTGGAAGGTGTTCGGCCGGACCGACAAGTTCTATCTCAAGCAGTACGAAGACGAAACGAACCTGATCGCCTATCTGGTGCTCGACGTCAGCGAAAGTATGACCTATCGCGGTCCCAACTCGCCGCTTTCGAAGCTGGAGTACGCCGAGTGCATCGCCGCCACCATGGCCTGGCTGACGCTGCATCAACAAGACGCCGTTGGCTTGGCGACGTTTGATGAAGAGGTGCGGACGCTGATTGAGCCCGGCAGTAGCCCGACGCAGCTTCAGCAGTTTTTTGACGTGCTCGATCGGACCGAGCCGCAGCGAAAAACGGCGACCGGTCCGATCTTTCATCAACTGGCCGAGCGTTGCCGCAAACGGGGCATCGTGTTGGTGATCAGCGACTTCTTTGACGACGTTGATGCGATGATCGCCGGGCTGAAGCATTTTCGGCATCGCCGACATGACGTAGTGCTGGTCCATGTGCTCGATCCGGCCGAGCTCGATTTTCCGTTTCAACAGCCGACGCTGTTTCATGGGCTGGAGCAAATGCCGGAACTGTTGGTCGACCCGCAATCGCTCCGCAAGGCGTACTTGCGCGAGATCACCGCGGCGATCGCAGCGCTAAAGGCCCAGGCCAACAGCGCCAATATCGACTATCTGCAGGTTCGCACCGATCAGCCGCTCGATGTGGTGCTCAACGCGTTTCTGTCAGGACGTATGGCTCGGATGCATTCGTAA
- a CDS encoding VWA domain-containing protein: MELLAVSPFLFSSAGMLAWGLAAAAPILIHLWNRRRHRETNWAAMHYLIAAMKKNSRRIQIEQLLLLIVRCAIMLLFALALADISCSSGSPLAASATLDARHTVIVIDGSYSMDYRENGRSRFDRAKEEARHLIEATSQGDAHTLVRMGEPPLVVIGDPAYDAGDVMQEIDALQIADSGANLEATLAEVEKILDGANENHPRLSRSRVVFLSDLQKTTWESASAATARLDQLATKSSLSLIDLGQPTTSNAFIENVRMVEPFATLAAPSTFEVDVRRQGDLGAGGESVRMFVDDTLVGQQLIDLSSSEAAAAQFSHRFEKEGDHAVEFRLDDDPLPIDDHRWIVAAAKDQVRVLCVAGSPGAAKFLKFALRPDDAADAAIAPEVINQSALVEIDLAPFAAIFVADAARFTPQEAGVLTEFAETGKGLAFFLGPDADAENYNRLLGSAERPLLPVKLETPSGEGDYRFDPRGYEHPLVEPFRGQQGGGLLSTPIWRYFRVQRNETARVALWLDNGDPAIVLGSGNQSEGVDSVAVIALPAAITTGSGQPWSALPTWPSFPPLVQETLAQIVRGESDRQNVLVGQVLQGRLTASSSAVTAAITTPRKETQRLGRLPDGSWAFDETEVSGVYRLQVSDRADADALFAVNLRTAESDLTQVSREDLPPVLFEASTDEGAFLATGIVEGIPLFRMLLIAVLTLLLLEPILAWKFGSAAL, encoded by the coding sequence GTGGAGTTGTTGGCCGTCAGCCCGTTTTTATTTTCCAGCGCCGGTATGTTGGCGTGGGGACTGGCCGCCGCTGCGCCGATTTTGATTCATCTCTGGAATCGTCGGCGGCATCGCGAGACGAACTGGGCGGCGATGCACTACCTGATCGCCGCGATGAAAAAGAACTCGCGGCGGATTCAGATCGAGCAATTGCTGTTGCTGATCGTCCGGTGCGCGATCATGTTGCTGTTCGCGTTGGCGCTAGCCGACATTTCGTGCAGTTCCGGTTCGCCGCTGGCGGCGTCGGCGACGCTCGACGCGCGGCATACGGTGATCGTCATCGACGGCTCGTACAGCATGGACTATCGCGAGAATGGCCGGTCACGCTTTGATCGAGCGAAAGAGGAGGCCCGGCATCTGATCGAGGCGACCTCGCAAGGAGACGCCCATACGCTGGTGCGAATGGGCGAGCCGCCGCTGGTGGTGATCGGCGATCCCGCGTACGACGCCGGCGACGTGATGCAAGAGATCGACGCGCTGCAGATTGCCGATAGCGGCGCCAACCTGGAAGCGACGCTAGCCGAGGTCGAAAAGATCTTGGATGGCGCTAATGAGAATCATCCCCGCTTGAGCCGGTCGCGCGTGGTATTCCTCAGCGACCTGCAGAAGACGACCTGGGAGTCGGCCTCCGCCGCAACCGCCCGATTGGATCAACTGGCGACCAAGAGCAGTCTCAGCCTGATCGACCTGGGGCAACCGACCACCAGCAACGCGTTTATCGAGAACGTCCGCATGGTCGAGCCATTCGCCACGCTCGCCGCTCCCAGCACCTTTGAAGTCGACGTCCGGCGCCAGGGAGACTTGGGCGCCGGCGGCGAGAGCGTCCGCATGTTTGTCGATGACACGCTTGTCGGGCAGCAGCTGATCGACCTATCGAGCAGCGAAGCGGCCGCCGCACAGTTTTCGCATCGCTTTGAAAAAGAAGGGGACCATGCCGTCGAGTTTCGCCTGGACGACGACCCATTGCCGATCGACGACCATCGCTGGATCGTCGCCGCGGCCAAAGATCAGGTCCGCGTCTTGTGCGTCGCCGGCAGTCCCGGCGCGGCGAAATTCTTGAAGTTCGCTCTGCGTCCCGATGACGCAGCCGATGCGGCGATCGCGCCGGAAGTGATCAACCAATCGGCCCTGGTCGAGATTGATCTGGCGCCGTTTGCCGCGATCTTCGTCGCGGATGCCGCCCGGTTTACGCCGCAGGAAGCAGGCGTGCTGACCGAATTCGCGGAAACCGGGAAAGGCCTCGCGTTCTTCCTGGGGCCTGACGCCGACGCCGAAAATTACAACCGTCTGCTGGGATCGGCCGAACGGCCGCTGTTGCCGGTGAAATTGGAGACCCCCAGCGGCGAAGGAGACTACCGTTTTGATCCGCGCGGGTACGAACATCCGCTGGTCGAACCGTTCCGCGGGCAGCAAGGGGGCGGTTTGCTATCGACGCCAATCTGGCGGTACTTCCGCGTACAGCGAAACGAAACGGCCCGCGTAGCGCTGTGGCTGGATAACGGCGATCCGGCGATCGTACTGGGGAGCGGCAATCAAAGTGAGGGCGTCGACAGCGTCGCGGTCATCGCTCTGCCGGCGGCGATTACCACTGGTTCCGGTCAGCCGTGGTCAGCCCTGCCGACGTGGCCCAGTTTTCCGCCGCTGGTTCAAGAGACGTTGGCGCAAATCGTGCGGGGAGAAAGCGATCGGCAAAACGTCTTAGTGGGGCAAGTGCTGCAAGGAAGACTGACTGCCAGCAGCAGCGCCGTAACCGCCGCGATTACAACACCACGGAAAGAGACGCAGCGGCTGGGACGACTACCCGACGGCAGTTGGGCGTTTGACGAAACCGAAGTGAGCGGCGTCTATCGTCTACAAGTGAGCGATCGCGCCGACGCTGATGCGCTGTTTGCCGTCAATCTGCGAACCGCGGAAAGCGATCTGACGCAGGTCTCGCGCGAAGACTTGCCGCCGGTGCTGTTTGAAGCGAGCACCGATGAAGGCGCCTTTTTGGCGACCGGAATCGTGGAGGGAATCCCGCTTTTTCGGATGCTGTTGATCGCCGTATTGACGCTGTTATTGCTGGAACCGATTCTTGCCTGGAAGTTTGGATCGGCCGCCCTATGA